The region GTGTCTGATTATCGCGGCGGGCAATGGCAGCCGACTGAGGCAGAAAGGTGACAGCAAGCCTCTTATCCCCATTCTGAGCATTCCCCTTATCGAACGTGTGATCCGCTCCGCCATGGAAGCCGGTGCGGACGAGTTTTACGTTGTCATCGGCTGGCAGGGCGACCTGGTCCGTGATTTTCTGGAACGGTTGGCGAAACGTCTTGCAATCCGGATCACCCCCTTGGTGAATGAAGATTGGGAGAAAGAAAACGGACTTTCAGTGCTTAAGGCACGGGACGTTCTGAAAGAGCCGTTTCTGCTGCTCATGGCGGATCATCTCTTTGATCCTGAGCTTGTCCGCGCCTTGACAACCCATTCTCTGCCCGATGGAGAAATAGCGCTCGTAGTGGATGGCGATATTCACAATCCCCTCATCGACATGGATGATGTGACTCGCGTTAGGGTAGAAAATGGGAAGATCTGTGATATCGGCAAAGGGATGATCGATTTCAACGGCTTCGATACCGGTATTTTTCTCTGCTCTTCCGCCATCTTTGAGGCGCTGGAGCAAAATAGAAAAAAAGACGGCGATACGACACTGTCCGGGGCGATCCGTATCCTGGCTGAAGACGGCCGCGCCAAAGCGATCTCTTTAAACGGTTTCTGGATTGATGTGGACGATCCTGCGGCTTTCAAAAGGGCGGAGAAGGGCCTGCTGGACCGTCTCCGGGACAAGCCGACCGACGGGCCGGTATCGCGCTACTTGAATCGCCCCCTTTCCGTGATGTTTTCCCGCCATTTGGTGAAACTTGATATTACGCCCAATCAGATTTCCCTGTTCTCGTTTCTGTGTTCCCTGGTGGCCGCAGGGTTGTTTGTGATGGGTGGATATATCTCCTTGCTCATCGGTGGTGTTCTGGCACAGTTCGCATCCATCATCGATGGTTGCGACGGCGAAGTGGCCAGACTCAAGTACCAAAGCAGCGCCCTCGGCGGCTGGTTCGATGCAGTGCTGGACCGCTATGCCGACGCCTTCCTGCTGTTCGGTTTGACCTGGCACCTGCTGGCAAGGGAAGCGAACGGCTGGGTTCTCTTCACCGGTTTCATGGCCATTATCGGCTCGTTCATGCTGAGCTACACAGCCGATAAATACGACAACCTGATGCGCGAGCGCATCAAAACCGGAGGTGGGGCCGGGCTGCGGATGGGGCGGGATGTACGTGTGTTTCTCATCTTTCTCGGGGCAGCGACGAATATGGTACTTACGGTGCTTGTGGTTATTGCCGTTGTAATGAATGTTGAGACCATGCGCCGTGTCAGGGTTGCGTGTGTTGACTGACATCGAATGTGCGAAACAGAAAATCCGACTGATCATTGCAGCCTCACAGGTGCCTGAAGATCCGTGTCACGCCGACAACACCCTGGAGTGGCTTTTACGGCTGGAACCGGATGCCGGCGAAGCCTTACAGCTGGCGGCACTGGCCCATGACATCGATCGGGCAATCGAGAGAATCAAGGTAAGACGAACAGACTTCGACAATTACGACGCCTTCAAAGCAGCCCATGCCCGAAACAGCGCTGAAATACTGCGCCCGATTCTGACCGCTTGCGGTGTGGAACTAAATATTGCGGAGGAGGCCTGTCGGCTGGTTGAGTTCCATGAGGTGGGTGGCGATCCTGGCTCCGATCTGCTCAAAGATGCGGACAGCATTTCCTATTTCGATGTCAACCTGCCGCTTTATTTCCAGCGTGAAGGTTGGGACGAGACCAGGCGGAGATCACACTGGGGTTACCGCAGGCTTACTCCGAGAGCGCAGGAGATCGTCAGGCACATCGACCACGAGGACAAGGAACTGGCGCGTATGCTGCGAGAGGTGATCCATGCATAATAAGGCGTCTGAGAAAGAACCGCGCCCATGGACTTTTTACGACCCTATCAAACCTGACGTCAGCTATTTTTTTGAAAAGGACAACAGGAGGTTAATAGACTGTGGAAAAACTGGCACAATACTTACTTGACGAAGCGACTCTTTGGGCGCCGAGAGCTATTGGAGTTGTACTGATTTTCGTCGTTTTCTTTGTCCTTGCGAAAATAATGAAAAGAATAATCACCAATGCCGCTGAGCGATTGAAATTTGATAAAAATCTCACTTTGCTACTTGCTCGTACAAGCAATATTACACTGACAATCTTTGGCTTTGTGACCGCGCTCGGAACGTTAGGTATTAATGTATCCGCGCTGGTGGCCGGTCTGGGGTTGACGGGATTTGCGCTTGGCTTTGCTCTGAAAGATACTATTTCCAATCTTCTCTCCGGTGTCCTCATATTGTTATATCGACCATTCGAGAGGGGAAGCCGTATAAAGATATCGGGTTACGAGGGCATTGTTATTTCTATCGACCTACGATACACGGAGCTTGATTCCGATGGGAATAAGGTACTCATTCCGAATTCAAAATTATTCACGGACCCAATCACTGTTTTTCAGTAACGGGCAATCGATAATGCAGCCTGTCTTTCCCGTCATTCCAAAGAGGATAAGGCAAACTCGTGGGGTCGATTCCAACCTTCGCACGAGGCTACGGCCGG is a window of bacterium BMS3Abin14 DNA encoding:
- the spsI_2 gene encoding bifunctional IPC transferase and DIPP synthase, encoding MEAGADEFYVVIGWQGDLVRDFLERLAKRLAIRITPLVNEDWEKENGLSVLKARDVLKEPFLLLMADHLFDPELVRALTTHSLPDGEIALVVDGDIHNPLIDMDDVTRVRVENGKICDIGKGMIDFNGFDTGIFLCSSAIFEALEQNRKKDGDTTLSGAIRILAEDGRAKAISLNGFWIDVDDPAAFKRAEKGLLDRLRDKPTDGPVSRYLNRPLSVMFSRHLVKLDITPNQISLFSFLCSLVAAGLFVMGGYISLLIGGVLAQFASIIDGCDGEVARLKYQSSALGGWFDAVLDRYADAFLLFGLTWHLLAREANGWVLFTGFMAIIGSFMLSYTADKYDNLMRERIKTGGGAGLRMGRDVRVFLIFLGAATNMVLTVLVVIAVVMNVETMRRVRVACVD
- the mscS gene encoding small-conductance mechanosensitive channel, producing MEKLAQYLLDEATLWAPRAIGVVLIFVVFFVLAKIMKRIITNAAERLKFDKNLTLLLARTSNITLTIFGFVTALGTLGINVSALVAGLGLTGFALGFALKDTISNLLSGVLILLYRPFERGSRIKISGYEGIVISIDLRYTELDSDGNKVLIPNSKLFTDPITVFQ